From Haloarcula hispanica ATCC 33960, the proteins below share one genomic window:
- a CDS encoding DUF2237 family protein has product MESERNVLGGELAPCSMDPETGFMRDGYCYPLQRDPGRHEICAVMTAEFLEYSKAQGNDLVTPRPELNFPGLDPGDNWCVCVPRWIEAHEAGRAPPVNLDATSEDVLEDVSLETLQEFAADGDSNADATTE; this is encoded by the coding sequence ATGGAAAGCGAACGCAACGTCCTCGGCGGGGAGCTGGCCCCCTGCTCGATGGACCCGGAGACCGGATTCATGCGCGACGGCTACTGCTACCCGCTCCAGCGCGACCCGGGTCGGCACGAAATCTGTGCCGTGATGACGGCCGAGTTTCTAGAGTACAGCAAGGCCCAGGGCAACGACCTCGTGACGCCGCGGCCGGAGCTGAATTTTCCGGGTCTCGACCCCGGTGACAACTGGTGTGTCTGCGTCCCGCGCTGGATAGAGGCCCACGAGGCCGGGCGCGCACCGCCGGTGAACCTCGACGCGACGAGCGAGGACGTACTCGAAGACGTGTCGCTGGAGACGCTGCAGGAGTTCGCTGCCGATGGTGACTCGAATGCTGATGCGACGACTGAATGA
- a CDS encoding AAA domain-containing protein: protein MSVDRVRGVVVDIEEPKTVNTQYGESDLCEVTIRPDRGAGEPTTVTLWGKWTENAAVIETGMEVAVYNPDEREYQGEQQYSVGGDATLVVQPDFLVDVTDIRAWVQCPRMYYLRKLDGAEHAYPLVKGTVVHEVFGDLLRGRDLDTAIEEQVDAAGLDIGLLGREADEVAGDVRDHASAIQGWLQQGTLTETDEWRSEMTLISERFGMKGRADAVRRGMPVELKTGKNTKREPRFQDKIQATAYALMLGERAAGAGSAVDAAPDTGTLLYTKNAAVDRNEESGDLSPAKEFSIGSGLLNYVVRTRNAIAAMEYDSGVPTGYEANAKCEYCFEQDTCMAVSGRLDQESKAGTVGRAVPEEELDYFERFYTAIEAERRAVHREYAKLWEQTPEERADNDRALIGLEPTGRRELDGGRWELRATGTGAVSKIREGNLVLASDGDPVTGNAELARVERLGEEIVVTADEPLDLRRLDVYPSELTTDRLQNALHDAVLLQSPEQKDVLFGRREPEFNPVEETFIDNNDAQNEAVQLAVGAADFALVHGPPGTGKTYTLARMVRALVARGDRVLLSAFTNRAVDNLLEALEEQGYTDIVRVGTESGVRDDMQKYRLETSGDPGECASRLQGAQVVAATTATCGGSTLQTQEFDVAVVDEAGQLTEPGTLAATTLADRFVLVGDHQQLPPVVQSEDETLSTSLFERLIDAHPEAGVMLDRQYRMAQHIQAFASREFYDGQLRPATGEVAAQRLDDLGGVSMADLPEILQDRVAFVAPDGSQVGNTNPAEADRIAEIVASYRSAGVPANDIGVIAPYRAQVAEISKRLPDVTVDTVDRFQGSSKEVIVISFVATGTLDSPIFEDYRRINVALTRAKKALVLVGDGDALATDEVYGRMVEWARG, encoded by the coding sequence ATGAGCGTCGACCGCGTTCGTGGCGTCGTCGTCGACATCGAGGAGCCGAAGACGGTGAACACCCAGTACGGCGAGAGCGACCTCTGTGAGGTGACTATCCGGCCGGACCGCGGGGCCGGCGAGCCGACGACGGTGACGCTCTGGGGGAAGTGGACCGAGAACGCCGCCGTCATCGAGACGGGGATGGAGGTCGCCGTCTACAACCCCGACGAGCGGGAGTATCAGGGCGAGCAGCAGTACTCCGTCGGCGGCGACGCCACCCTCGTCGTCCAGCCGGATTTCCTCGTCGACGTGACCGACATCCGGGCGTGGGTACAGTGCCCGCGGATGTACTACCTCCGGAAACTCGACGGCGCAGAGCACGCCTACCCGCTGGTGAAAGGGACCGTCGTCCACGAGGTCTTTGGCGACTTACTTCGGGGCCGGGACCTCGATACCGCTATCGAGGAACAGGTCGACGCCGCCGGCCTCGACATCGGACTGCTCGGCCGGGAGGCCGACGAGGTGGCCGGGGACGTGCGCGACCACGCGTCGGCCATCCAGGGGTGGCTCCAGCAGGGGACGCTTACTGAAACTGATGAGTGGCGCTCCGAGATGACGCTCATCTCCGAGCGGTTCGGGATGAAAGGGCGGGCCGACGCCGTCCGGCGGGGGATGCCCGTCGAACTCAAGACCGGCAAGAACACCAAGCGGGAGCCCCGCTTCCAGGACAAGATTCAGGCGACAGCGTACGCGCTGATGCTGGGCGAACGCGCTGCCGGCGCGGGCAGCGCCGTCGACGCCGCGCCGGACACAGGCACGCTTCTCTACACGAAAAACGCCGCCGTCGACCGCAACGAGGAGAGCGGCGACCTCTCGCCGGCCAAGGAGTTCTCTATCGGGAGCGGCCTGCTGAACTACGTCGTCCGGACCCGCAACGCGATTGCGGCGATGGAGTACGATTCGGGCGTGCCGACGGGCTACGAGGCAAACGCGAAGTGCGAGTACTGCTTCGAGCAGGACACCTGTATGGCCGTCTCCGGCCGGCTCGATCAAGAATCCAAGGCCGGAACGGTCGGTCGAGCGGTGCCGGAGGAGGAACTGGACTACTTCGAGCGGTTCTACACGGCAATCGAGGCCGAGCGCCGTGCTGTCCACCGGGAGTACGCAAAGCTCTGGGAGCAAACGCCCGAAGAGCGCGCCGACAACGACCGGGCGCTCATCGGTCTCGAACCGACCGGCCGCCGGGAACTCGACGGCGGCCGCTGGGAACTCCGCGCGACAGGGACCGGTGCCGTCTCGAAGATCCGCGAAGGCAATCTCGTGCTCGCCAGCGACGGCGACCCGGTGACCGGCAACGCCGAACTGGCCCGCGTGGAACGTCTCGGCGAAGAAATCGTCGTCACGGCCGACGAGCCGCTGGACCTCCGCCGACTGGACGTGTATCCCTCCGAACTGACGACCGACCGGCTCCAGAACGCGCTCCACGACGCCGTGCTCCTCCAGTCGCCCGAGCAGAAAGACGTGCTGTTCGGGCGGCGCGAGCCGGAGTTCAATCCGGTCGAGGAGACGTTCATCGACAACAACGACGCGCAGAACGAGGCCGTCCAGCTAGCCGTCGGCGCGGCGGACTTCGCGCTCGTCCACGGCCCGCCTGGCACGGGCAAAACGTACACGCTGGCGCGGATGGTTCGGGCCCTCGTTGCTCGCGGTGACCGAGTGCTGCTCTCGGCGTTCACCAACCGCGCCGTCGACAATCTGCTGGAGGCGCTGGAAGAACAGGGCTACACCGATATCGTCCGAGTCGGCACGGAGAGCGGCGTCCGCGATGACATGCAGAAATACCGACTGGAGACCAGCGGCGACCCCGGCGAATGTGCGAGTCGGCTCCAGGGCGCGCAGGTCGTCGCAGCGACCACGGCCACCTGCGGCGGGAGCACGCTCCAGACCCAGGAGTTCGACGTCGCGGTCGTCGACGAGGCCGGCCAGCTGACCGAACCGGGGACGCTCGCGGCGACGACGCTCGCCGACCGATTCGTGCTCGTCGGCGACCACCAGCAGCTCCCGCCAGTGGTCCAGTCCGAGGACGAGACGCTGTCGACCTCGCTGTTCGAGCGGCTCATCGACGCCCACCCGGAAGCCGGCGTAATGTTGGACCGGCAGTACCGGATGGCACAGCACATCCAGGCCTTCGCCTCGCGGGAGTTCTACGACGGGCAGTTGCGGCCGGCGACCGGCGAGGTAGCCGCCCAGCGGCTCGACGACCTCGGCGGCGTCTCAATGGCTGACTTGCCAGAGATACTTCAGGACCGCGTGGCGTTCGTCGCCCCCGACGGAAGCCAGGTCGGCAACACCAACCCGGCTGAGGCCGACCGCATCGCCGAAATCGTCGCGTCGTACCGATCCGCAGGAGTTCCGGCCAACGATATCGGTGTCATCGCGCCGTACCGCGCCCAGGTCGCGGAGATTTCCAAGCGCCTGCCGGACGTGACCGTCGACACGGTCGACCGGTTCCAGGGGTCGAGCAAGGAGGTTATCGTCATCTCCTTCGTCGCCACGGGCACGCTCGACAGCCCCATCTTCGAGGATTACCGGCGCATCAACGTCGCGCTCACGCGAGCGAAGAAGGCGCTCGTCCTCGTCGGCGACGGCGACGCACTGGCGACCGACGAGGTGTACGGCCGAATGGTCGAGTGGGCGCGGGGCTGA
- a CDS encoding PH domain-containing protein: MNRLHPRSAVLSVARAALQGGFFGFFGGSLGTGMLGLPAFAVPLLGLLGALTFSGYALARYFRFQYELDGDTLTVESGVFARQSRQIPLGRVQNLDVEQNILNRLLGLAIVRFETAGGSATEATLDAVDEAEVKRLRNYVRTHDRDQAAEAETATADAVSEAATPGRSAHADLPGVTGPKPTHTGDTQSRNDLGEPVSESDTAERDEPDGSLLFAFDQRELLTYALVSVRPAAPVLTLASLPLGMDVVWAVLRFNATLAGASLSGPVVRWLTGSPETTRLAVFAVLSVVQFLLLALVVSVALTVIEYYGFQLTQADGDLRYERGLLRRYSGNIPLEKVQTVTIRENVLMRRFGYATLAVETAGYSGGNQQSSQGVAVPLAPREEVYELARDIEPFGDLDFDRSPKRARRRYLARFSLAAAGLTAVAYAVDSLVLETGYWWVAALLFLTVVPAAHLRWRHRGYDLDESVLATRSGFWRRTTRIVPYYRLQTVFVTRSPFQRRRDLATVGADTASSSSLLGGIARVYDIDEDIAKELRDTLRERLTAHVAGLRTGDRASDADA, encoded by the coding sequence ATGAACCGGCTCCACCCGCGAAGTGCGGTTCTGAGCGTCGCCCGAGCGGCGCTACAAGGCGGCTTCTTCGGCTTCTTCGGCGGGTCACTGGGAACCGGAATGCTCGGACTGCCAGCGTTTGCGGTTCCGTTACTCGGCCTGCTCGGCGCGCTGACGTTTAGCGGCTACGCGCTGGCGCGCTATTTCCGTTTTCAGTACGAACTCGACGGCGACACGCTTACTGTCGAATCCGGCGTCTTCGCCAGGCAGTCCCGCCAGATTCCGCTGGGCCGCGTCCAGAACTTAGACGTCGAGCAGAACATCCTTAACCGCCTGCTCGGACTCGCAATCGTCCGCTTCGAGACGGCCGGTGGCAGCGCGACGGAGGCTACGCTGGACGCAGTCGACGAGGCCGAGGTCAAACGCCTGCGGAACTACGTGCGGACCCACGACCGGGACCAGGCCGCCGAGGCAGAGACAGCCACCGCCGACGCGGTGTCCGAAGCTGCGACACCTGGCCGGTCGGCCCACGCCGATCTGCCCGGCGTGACCGGCCCCAAACCGACACACACTGGCGACACTCAGTCGAGGAATGACCTCGGGGAACCGGTTTCCGAATCGGACACGGCGGAACGCGACGAGCCGGACGGATCGCTGCTGTTCGCGTTCGACCAGCGCGAACTCCTGACGTACGCGCTCGTCTCCGTTCGGCCGGCCGCGCCGGTCCTGACGCTGGCGTCACTCCCGCTTGGGATGGACGTCGTCTGGGCGGTTCTGCGGTTCAATGCGACCCTTGCTGGCGCATCGCTGAGCGGGCCGGTAGTTCGCTGGCTGACCGGCTCACCGGAAACCACGCGGCTCGCCGTCTTTGCCGTACTCTCCGTCGTCCAGTTCCTCCTACTCGCACTGGTCGTCAGCGTGGCGCTGACCGTCATCGAGTACTACGGCTTCCAGCTCACGCAGGCTGACGGCGACCTCCGGTACGAGCGGGGGCTGTTGCGCCGCTACAGCGGCAACATCCCGCTGGAGAAGGTCCAGACGGTCACTATTCGAGAGAACGTCCTGATGCGGCGGTTCGGCTACGCGACGCTGGCCGTCGAGACGGCCGGCTACAGCGGTGGCAACCAGCAGTCCAGTCAGGGCGTCGCCGTTCCACTCGCACCTCGCGAGGAGGTGTACGAACTGGCCCGTGACATAGAGCCGTTCGGTGACCTCGACTTCGACCGGTCGCCGAAGCGCGCCCGCAGACGGTATCTCGCGCGCTTTTCACTGGCCGCGGCCGGGCTCACTGCAGTCGCCTACGCCGTGGACTCGCTGGTGCTGGAGACGGGCTACTGGTGGGTCGCCGCCCTCCTCTTCCTCACAGTTGTGCCGGCAGCCCACCTTCGCTGGCGACACCGTGGGTACGACCTGGACGAGTCCGTGCTGGCGACCCGGAGCGGGTTCTGGCGGCGGACGACGCGAATCGTCCCGTACTACCGGCTTCAGACGGTGTTCGTCACGCGGTCCCCGTTCCAGCGCCGTCGCGACCTGGCGACTGTGGGGGCCGACACGGCGAGTTCGTCGAGCCTTCTCGGTGGTATCGCCCGGGTGTACGACATCGACGAGGACATCGCAAAAGAACTCAGAGACACGCTTCGGGAGCGCCTCACCGCACACGTCGCAGGGCTGCGGACGGGCGACAGGGCTAGCGACGCGGACGCGTAG
- a CDS encoding PH domain-containing protein translates to MESLHPRVRLLWVLSTVIQASVLGVIAYLVDRFAVSLPQTVVVGGWVVLVLLGVAHAIAAHRIWRFDLQDDALFLLRGVVTRTDTSVPYVRVQHVDTTRGPVERAIGLASVVVYTAGTRGADITIPGLRPERATELREQLRDLANESEATDAV, encoded by the coding sequence ATGGAGTCGCTTCACCCGCGAGTGAGACTGCTGTGGGTTCTGTCGACAGTTATCCAGGCGTCGGTGCTCGGTGTCATCGCGTATCTTGTCGACCGGTTCGCGGTTTCACTGCCACAGACGGTGGTCGTCGGCGGCTGGGTTGTGCTGGTGCTTCTGGGTGTTGCCCATGCCATCGCTGCCCACCGGATTTGGCGTTTTGACCTACAGGACGACGCGCTCTTTCTCCTTCGCGGTGTCGTCACCCGGACCGACACGTCGGTCCCGTACGTTCGTGTACAGCACGTCGACACCACGCGCGGCCCAGTAGAGCGAGCTATCGGGCTGGCGAGTGTCGTCGTCTACACTGCTGGGACCCGCGGCGCGGACATCACGATTCCAGGCCTGCGGCCCGAACGAGCCACCGAATTGCGAGAACAACTCCGTGACCTCGCGAACGAGAGCGAGGCCACGGACGCGGTATGA